One window of the Klebsiella sp. WP3-W18-ESBL-02 genome contains the following:
- a CDS encoding baseplate J/gp47 family protein, whose amino-acid sequence MPYKSPTLPELIARAEGNIQQRLKGSATGNKEKVLGVLARAQAGLDAGLHEHISWAYRQIIPGDADEAELLKHCQFWGIRRKQPTPASDPITVTASAAGTIPKNTRWQRAGNILYALEADFDVAAAGTVNVPVTAVVSGTAGNAPAGTALTLVTPVAGISSDAVATNGLTGGSDIEPVSELLARLEFRAQHPPCGGNKYDYERWARECAGVTRAWCLPTWQGPGTVGVAFVMDGNSSIIPGDSDIARVTDYIAGHPNPITGVIEGQPEGPEVAVFAPKLKPLDMTIKISPKTDVLKGEITDGLVSLFYNKCDPGSTLTTSSIVRVIAASQSLTDFELISPTSPTYSAADELLVPGTITWS is encoded by the coding sequence ATGCCTTATAAATCGCCTACGTTGCCTGAATTAATCGCGCGTGCTGAAGGTAATATTCAGCAGCGTTTAAAAGGTTCCGCGACAGGAAATAAGGAAAAAGTCCTGGGCGTGCTGGCGCGTGCGCAGGCTGGTCTCGATGCAGGTCTGCATGAGCATATTTCCTGGGCATATCGCCAGATTATCCCCGGTGATGCGGATGAAGCTGAATTGCTCAAACATTGCCAGTTCTGGGGTATTCGCCGCAAGCAGCCGACGCCGGCAAGCGACCCGATTACGGTCACGGCCAGCGCTGCCGGCACTATTCCAAAAAATACCCGCTGGCAGCGTGCCGGCAACATCCTTTATGCGCTTGAAGCTGATTTTGATGTCGCAGCGGCCGGGACCGTCAATGTCCCTGTGACGGCGGTAGTGTCAGGGACTGCCGGCAATGCTCCTGCGGGTACTGCATTGACGCTGGTCACGCCTGTCGCGGGGATTTCTTCAGATGCCGTGGCCACGAACGGGCTGACTGGCGGTAGTGATATTGAGCCGGTCTCTGAACTACTGGCGCGGCTTGAGTTTCGCGCTCAGCATCCGCCATGCGGCGGTAATAAATACGACTATGAGCGCTGGGCGCGGGAATGTGCTGGTGTAACTCGTGCATGGTGTCTGCCGACCTGGCAGGGGCCGGGAACGGTCGGAGTCGCGTTTGTGATGGATGGTAACAGCAGCATTATTCCGGGTGATTCAGATATTGCCAGGGTGACGGATTATATTGCAGGGCATCCGAATCCGATTACCGGCGTTATTGAGGGACAACCAGAAGGGCCGGAGGTGGCAGTATTTGCACCGAAATTAAAGCCGCTGGATATGACTATTAAAATATCACCTAAAACGGATGTTCTGAAGGGTGAAATAACGGATGGGCTGGTGTCGCTGTTTTATAACAAATGCGATCCCGGAAGTACGCTGACAACATCCAGTATCGTTCGTGTGATAGCTGCCAGTCAGAGCCTGACTGACTTTGAGCTAATTTCACCCACGTCACCAACTTACTCGGCTGCAGATGAACTACTGGTGCCAGGAACGATCACATGGTCATGA
- a CDS encoding recombinase family protein yields MIIGYARVSSNHQDTELQMQALRVAGCKLIFEEKASGRKTNRPILKKVVDMLEPGDELVIWKLDRIGRNVLHALLTFQNLAKRNVNIRSITDGVDLSTASGRYNFRNILSAAQYESDLNSERTLAGLAVARAKGRCGGRRPKFTDDDWNRCESALKAGRTHKEVSEQYGVGVSTLYKKFPICANSASVL; encoded by the coding sequence ATGATTATTGGGTATGCGCGAGTATCAAGTAACCATCAGGACACCGAGCTTCAGATGCAGGCGCTCAGAGTTGCTGGATGCAAATTAATATTCGAAGAGAAGGCTTCAGGTCGTAAGACAAACCGTCCAATATTGAAAAAGGTGGTTGATATGCTGGAGCCAGGAGATGAACTGGTTATATGGAAACTGGATCGTATCGGCCGTAACGTTCTGCACGCTTTACTGACCTTTCAGAACCTGGCAAAGCGCAATGTAAACATACGGTCCATTACTGATGGTGTTGACCTCAGTACAGCTAGTGGCCGTTATAACTTCCGTAATATCCTCTCAGCAGCACAGTATGAGTCTGACCTTAATAGTGAGCGGACGCTGGCTGGTTTGGCTGTGGCCCGCGCCAAGGGGCGCTGCGGTGGGCGGCGACCTAAGTTTACAGACGATGACTGGAATAGATGTGAGTCAGCGCTGAAGGCTGGAAGAACGCATAAAGAGGTATCTGAACAATATGGAGTGGGAGTTTCGACACTTTATAAAAAATTTCCTATCTGCGCTAATTCTGCTTCAGTTTTGTGA
- a CDS encoding tail fiber assembly protein: MSKTYAVIKNNTVVNVVLWDGESEWSPDNGIAIPAANGVGIGWLYADGNLTAPDIPEPVKSHDELVAEVESEKLARIDTATNRIIVWQTKLLMGRKLTNAESSSLNGWMDYIDAVAAIDASTAPDINWPAIPA; encoded by the coding sequence ATGAGCAAAACATACGCAGTAATAAAAAATAATACCGTTGTAAATGTCGTCTTATGGGATGGCGAGTCAGAATGGTCGCCTGATAATGGCATAGCAATACCGGCTGCTAATGGTGTCGGGATTGGCTGGTTATATGCTGATGGCAATTTGACTGCGCCGGATATTCCCGAGCCTGTAAAATCTCACGATGAATTAGTCGCAGAGGTTGAATCAGAAAAGCTCGCCCGTATCGATACGGCGACCAACCGGATTATTGTCTGGCAAACCAAGCTTTTGATGGGTCGCAAGCTTACGAATGCTGAGTCATCCAGCCTTAACGGATGGATGGACTATATAGACGCGGTGGCAGCAATAGATGCCAGCACCGCACCTGATATCAACTGGCCAGCTATTCCGGCTTAA
- a CDS encoding YmfQ family protein yields MVMTRFQRIFLQLLPTGLAWNKEPGSELSMLAGALADGPEQDDESIERLLPERFPDQSTVLLDDWEKWLGLPDCTSAGQTFDERRTAAAEKYRMVGSLNRQFYIELAAKYGFDIDIESFSDGAYATCMDNCLTRLRKNYGRYTSHIIVKNSIERRNATVLDNCLTPLVVYSGGVLECLLEKYKPAHQVFIYIYQ; encoded by the coding sequence ATGGTCATGACCCGATTTCAGCGAATCTTCCTGCAACTACTTCCTACAGGGCTGGCCTGGAATAAAGAGCCCGGTTCGGAGCTAAGCATGCTTGCTGGTGCGCTGGCTGATGGCCCGGAGCAGGACGATGAGTCGATTGAGCGTTTGCTGCCTGAACGTTTCCCCGACCAGTCGACAGTACTGCTGGATGACTGGGAGAAGTGGCTGGGATTGCCGGACTGTACCAGCGCTGGGCAGACATTTGATGAACGCAGAACGGCGGCTGCAGAGAAGTACAGGATGGTTGGTAGTCTCAACCGTCAGTTTTATATCGAACTGGCTGCCAAATATGGATTCGATATTGATATTGAATCTTTTAGTGATGGTGCTTATGCCACCTGCATGGATAACTGCCTCACTCGATTACGGAAAAATTACGGCCGTTATACGTCCCATATTATTGTGAAGAACAGCATAGAACGCCGTAATGCAACGGTACTCGATAATTGCCTGACGCCGCTTGTCGTTTACTCCGGTGGCGTTCTTGAGTGCCTTCTTGAGAAATATAAACCTGCTCACCAGGTCTTTATTTATATCTACCAATAA